From Streptomyces griseorubiginosus, one genomic window encodes:
- a CDS encoding epoxide hydrolase family protein yields MPNKPPMIEVSDAELADLRDRLRRTRWAEPWPVDGWDAGTDPAELRRLAAYWADGYDWRTHEATINALPSHLADLDGTPLHYLRFDGEHPDALPILLVNGWPSSFLELTGLAQRLATPSRYGGTPQDSFTVIVPSLPGFAFSPQRHTLSTEEQTHHLLHRLMHDELGFTRYAAHGGDLGAGITSRLAQDHPEELTGIHLLAVAAPAAYDPATLTPQEQAHLDTLAAWQTHEGAYQHQQSTRPLTLSQGLADSPTGLLAWLLEKYRAWSDCGGDLSTRFSDDFLLTQASLYWFTGTISTSFRPYYEHAHGLTTRVKRVTVPTALALFPADLSRPPRSWAERTYHLTRYTHMPRGGHFAAHEEPDLLAHDITHFFRTHRSAQPPLR; encoded by the coding sequence GTGCCGAACAAGCCGCCCATGATCGAGGTCAGTGACGCCGAACTGGCCGACCTGCGCGACCGGTTGCGGCGCACCCGCTGGGCCGAACCCTGGCCGGTCGACGGATGGGACGCCGGAACCGACCCCGCCGAACTGCGCCGCCTCGCCGCCTACTGGGCCGACGGCTACGACTGGCGCACCCACGAGGCCACCATCAACGCCCTGCCCTCACACCTCGCCGACCTCGACGGAACACCCCTGCACTACCTCCGGTTCGACGGCGAACACCCCGACGCGCTGCCCATCCTCCTCGTCAACGGCTGGCCCAGCTCCTTCCTCGAACTCACCGGTCTCGCCCAGCGATTGGCCACCCCCAGCCGGTACGGAGGAACACCCCAGGACTCCTTCACCGTGATCGTGCCCTCGCTCCCCGGATTCGCCTTCTCACCCCAACGCCACACGCTCAGCACCGAAGAGCAGACCCACCACCTCCTCCACCGGCTCATGCACGACGAACTCGGCTTCACGCGCTACGCCGCACACGGCGGCGACCTCGGCGCCGGCATCACCTCCCGCCTGGCCCAGGACCACCCCGAAGAACTCACCGGCATCCACCTGCTGGCCGTAGCGGCACCGGCCGCCTACGACCCCGCCACCCTCACCCCGCAAGAACAGGCCCATCTCGACACCCTGGCAGCCTGGCAGACCCACGAAGGCGCCTACCAGCACCAGCAGAGCACCCGCCCCCTCACCCTCAGCCAGGGCCTCGCCGACTCCCCCACCGGCCTGCTCGCCTGGCTCCTCGAGAAATACCGCGCCTGGAGCGACTGCGGCGGCGACCTGTCCACCCGCTTCAGCGACGACTTCCTCCTCACCCAGGCCTCCCTCTACTGGTTCACCGGCACCATCTCCACCTCCTTCCGGCCCTACTACGAACACGCCCACGGCCTGACCACCCGCGTCAAGCGGGTCACCGTCCCCACAGCCCTCGCCCTCTTCCCCGCCGACCTCAGCCGACCACCCCGCAGCTGGGCCGAACGCACCTACCACCTCACCCGCTACACACACATGCCCCGCGGCGGCCACTTCGCCGCCCACGAAGAACCCGACCTGCTCGCCCACGACATCACCCACTTCTTCCGCACTCACCGCTCCGCCCAGCCACCTCTTCGATAG
- a CDS encoding GAP family protein produces MVLDLVVIGLAITVFPLSVTAFVLVLSAQRGVRNGLVFILAWLACFVAVLAAVLLTTGGKPPAPRSPPSTASSAVKLAIGVGLVGYGWYRHRSRRRNREHTGAPTGRGHKASGGLMGRLDRISLWTAAGLAPLLQPWGLVAAGAATVVSADLSHASSYLALFGYCLLATSSLLAMEIYTTFAPDSARVRLGTLRTWIETHQEQALVAVALVAGLFLVSRSIAQLTS; encoded by the coding sequence ATGGTGCTTGACCTGGTGGTCATCGGCCTCGCGATCACCGTGTTCCCCCTGTCGGTGACCGCGTTCGTCCTGGTGCTGTCGGCGCAACGTGGGGTCCGGAACGGCCTGGTCTTCATCCTCGCCTGGCTCGCCTGCTTCGTGGCCGTCCTGGCCGCCGTCCTGCTCACCACCGGCGGCAAACCACCGGCACCGCGCTCCCCACCCTCCACCGCCTCGTCCGCCGTCAAGCTGGCCATCGGAGTGGGGCTCGTCGGATACGGCTGGTACCGGCACCGGTCCCGGCGCAGGAACCGCGAGCACACAGGCGCTCCGACCGGCCGAGGGCACAAGGCCTCCGGCGGCCTGATGGGGCGCCTCGATCGCATCTCCCTGTGGACCGCGGCGGGGCTGGCTCCGCTGCTCCAGCCGTGGGGGCTGGTGGCGGCCGGCGCGGCGACGGTGGTCAGCGCCGACCTGTCCCACGCGTCCTCCTACCTGGCCCTGTTCGGATACTGCCTGCTCGCCACGAGCAGCCTGCTGGCGATGGAGATCTACACGACGTTCGCCCCGGACTCTGCCAGGGTCCGCCTGGGCACACTCCGCACGTGGATCGAGACCCACCAGGAGCAGGCCCTGGTCGCGGTGGCGCTGGTGGCGGGACTGTTCCTGGTGAGCAGGAGCATCGCCCAGCTGACGTCGTGA
- a CDS encoding YhjD/YihY/BrkB family envelope integrity protein, translated as MQPGTGTGDERPGRPSRRAALRRRAASAGARLMELRTGAEERFPVITRLLTHLISVNVFDSATRLAAQTFLTAVPLLFVVASLAPQWLRDQFVASLHDAFGLTGSANDELHKVLQGTGQPSDELRQTTGVVGGLMVLLSATACSRAMQRLCQRAWSLPKASARVAAWRWVAWLATWLGMFAVQGSLRDGFGLGLWLGVPLLLIAEVGIWWWTQHLLLVARVPWRPLLPGALLTGTALAVLTSTASLYVPRALNHSLEKYGSLGAVFTLLSWLITLCVVITLCLTAGAVIAREPWVVRRLGSPGPAGPRLE; from the coding sequence ATGCAGCCAGGGACAGGGACCGGAGACGAGCGCCCGGGCCGTCCGTCCCGCCGGGCGGCGCTTCGGCGGCGCGCCGCCTCGGCCGGGGCCCGGCTGATGGAACTGCGCACCGGGGCCGAGGAACGGTTCCCCGTGATCACGCGGCTGCTGACGCACCTGATCTCGGTGAACGTGTTCGACTCGGCGACCCGGCTGGCCGCCCAGACGTTTCTCACGGCCGTGCCCCTGCTGTTCGTGGTGGCCTCCCTCGCCCCGCAGTGGCTGCGCGACCAGTTCGTCGCCTCCCTGCACGACGCCTTCGGGCTGACCGGAAGCGCGAACGACGAACTGCACAAGGTCCTCCAGGGCACCGGCCAGCCCTCCGACGAGCTGCGGCAGACCACCGGCGTCGTCGGCGGACTGATGGTGCTCCTGTCGGCCACCGCGTGCAGCCGCGCCATGCAACGGCTCTGCCAGCGCGCCTGGAGCCTGCCCAAGGCGAGCGCGCGGGTCGCGGCCTGGCGCTGGGTCGCCTGGCTCGCGACCTGGCTGGGCATGTTCGCGGTCCAGGGGAGCCTGCGCGACGGGTTCGGCCTCGGCCTGTGGCTCGGCGTGCCGCTGCTGCTGATCGCGGAGGTCGGCATCTGGTGGTGGACACAGCACCTGCTGCTGGTCGCACGCGTGCCCTGGCGGCCACTGCTGCCGGGCGCGTTGCTGACCGGGACGGCCCTGGCCGTCCTCACCTCCACCGCGTCGCTGTACGTGCCCCGGGCCCTCAACCACAGCCTGGAGAAGTACGGCTCGCTCGGCGCCGTCTTCACCCTGCTGTCCTGGCTCATCACGCTCTGCGTGGTCATCACCCTGTGTCTGACGGCCGGTGCCGTCATCGCCCGTGAACCCTGGGTGGTCCGCCGTCTGGGCTCACCCGGGCCGGCGGGCCCGCGACTGGAATGA
- a CDS encoding chloride channel protein, whose translation MLGRPEYRRALVFCGLIGVPVALIAFWFLVAVQQLEQLIWTDWPKALGWEQAPWWWALPLLTLAGLVVGVVVARLPGRGGHVPAGGLHSGGVTRRALPGVVLAALAGLPLGAVLGPEAPLIAMGGGLALFFARLARAPETEASTALLGAAGAAAAVSALFGNPIVGAVLLMEVAGVGGPQLFAVMLPALLASGVGDLIFTGFVHWTGFETGSLDIGLPTPPPLDWADVLWVPVLAPALALFVHWAFVGGRFAARFVVVRTVRNTTLCALAAAVCITLYAVATGRSPAEAALSGESTLSALARDPHAWPVGALIAVLAFKGLAYALCLGSLRGGPVFPALFLGGAAGVLLAPLPGLGLVPAMAIGMAASVTAALRLPVSSVVLVVLLLGNVDTVALVVLAAVVSFVLVQRLPQGPDVPVVAERPADRTPDRAAHRADPVGAPGQEPGKGGSFQSRARRPG comes from the coding sequence ATGCTGGGCCGGCCGGAGTACCGCAGGGCCCTGGTGTTCTGCGGGCTGATCGGTGTTCCGGTCGCGCTGATCGCCTTCTGGTTCCTCGTGGCGGTGCAGCAGCTGGAGCAGCTGATCTGGACGGACTGGCCCAAGGCCCTGGGCTGGGAGCAGGCCCCCTGGTGGTGGGCGCTTCCCCTGCTCACCCTCGCCGGTCTCGTGGTCGGCGTGGTGGTCGCGCGGTTGCCGGGCCGGGGCGGACACGTGCCCGCGGGCGGTCTGCACTCGGGCGGTGTCACGAGAAGGGCGCTGCCGGGCGTCGTGCTCGCCGCTCTGGCCGGTCTGCCGCTCGGCGCCGTACTGGGACCCGAGGCACCGCTGATCGCGATGGGCGGCGGACTGGCGCTGTTCTTCGCTCGTCTGGCCCGGGCTCCGGAGACGGAGGCGAGCACCGCGCTGCTGGGCGCGGCCGGAGCGGCGGCTGCCGTCTCCGCGCTCTTCGGGAACCCGATCGTGGGCGCGGTGCTGCTGATGGAGGTGGCCGGGGTGGGCGGCCCGCAGCTGTTCGCGGTGATGCTGCCGGCCCTGCTGGCCAGCGGAGTCGGGGACCTGATCTTCACCGGGTTCGTCCACTGGACCGGCTTCGAGACGGGGAGCCTGGACATCGGCCTGCCCACGCCGCCGCCGCTCGACTGGGCGGACGTGCTGTGGGTGCCGGTACTGGCGCCCGCCCTCGCCCTGTTCGTCCACTGGGCCTTCGTGGGCGGTCGCTTCGCGGCACGCTTCGTGGTGGTCCGGACGGTACGCAACACCACCCTGTGCGCGCTGGCCGCGGCGGTCTGCATCACGCTCTACGCCGTCGCCACGGGGCGCTCGCCCGCCGAGGCGGCCCTGTCGGGCGAGTCCACCCTCTCCGCCCTGGCGCGGGACCCGCACGCGTGGCCGGTGGGTGCCCTGATCGCGGTACTGGCCTTCAAGGGACTGGCGTACGCCCTGTGCCTGGGCAGCCTGCGCGGTGGCCCCGTCTTCCCCGCCCTGTTCCTGGGCGGGGCGGCCGGTGTGCTGCTGGCGCCGCTGCCCGGTCTGGGTCTGGTCCCGGCGATGGCGATCGGGATGGCTGCCTCGGTGACCGCGGCCCTGCGGCTGCCCGTGAGCAGTGTCGTCCTGGTCGTGCTCCTGCTGGGCAACGTGGACACGGTCGCGTTGGTGGTGCTGGCCGCGGTCGTGTCCTTCGTGCTCGTCCAGCGGCTGCCGCAGGGGCCGGATGTCCCGGTGGTCGCCGAGCGGCCGGCCGACCGGACACCTGATCGGGCGGCTCACCGAGCAGACCCCGTCGGCGCTCCCGGGCAGGAGCCTGGGAAGGGCGGGTCATTCCAGTCGCGGGCCCGCCGGCCCGGGTGA
- a CDS encoding DUF7144 family membrane protein → MATTTTHRRSETAEATAGGLTVFAAVLLFIAGVLDLFRGIMAIANDDVYVNTPNYVFKFDLTSWGWIQLVLGVIAMCVSAGLFTRATWARVLGVGIAGLAIIGNFLSLPYYPFWSLTLIAMYGFVIWGLCVVRRER, encoded by the coding sequence ATGGCCACCACCACGACGCACCGCCGCTCGGAAACCGCCGAGGCGACCGCCGGCGGACTGACGGTGTTCGCCGCCGTCCTGCTGTTCATCGCCGGTGTCCTGGACCTCTTCCGGGGCATCATGGCGATCGCCAACGACGACGTGTACGTGAACACCCCCAACTACGTCTTCAAGTTCGACCTGACCAGCTGGGGCTGGATCCAGCTGGTCCTCGGAGTGATCGCCATGTGCGTGAGCGCCGGCCTGTTCACGCGCGCCACCTGGGCCAGGGTCCTCGGGGTCGGCATCGCGGGACTGGCGATCATCGGCAACTTCCTGTCGCTCCCGTACTACCCCTTCTGGTCACTCACCCTGATCGCGATGTACGGCTTCGTCATCTGGGGCCTGTGTGTCGTGCGCCGGGAGCGCTGA
- a CDS encoding DUF2252 domain-containing protein yields the protein MPENHLDGRQLRHRTPQERAALGKAARATVPRSSHAEFAPGPKRPDPLEIIEKQSATRLPELVPVRYGRMSESPFRFYRGAAAIMASDLAETPRTGFRTQLCGDAHMLNFRLLASPERRLMFDINDFDETLPGPWEWDVKRLAASLVIAGRANGFSTKERAAIVRATVRSYRENMRAFAGLGNLAVWYAQFDEKWVEERFGDDVSHRGRDRWTKALAKARSHDTLQVFDKLTVVVDGKRRIAPDPPLITRLEDLLPDNRRGPLEQQITRLIERYGKTLTSDRRYLLEQYRVADMARKVVGVGSVGTRCWIVLLLGRDDEDPLFLQAKEADESVLAQHVGATTYPTQGERVVSGQRLMQATSDIFLGWERVEGLDGRRRDFYVRQLRDWKWVAVAEDMVPRGMRTFGALCGVTLARAHARSGDRVAIAAYLGGGDSFDRALVTFAEAYADQNERDHQALVDAISTGKLPAEAA from the coding sequence ATGCCCGAGAACCACCTGGACGGCCGCCAGTTGCGGCACCGCACCCCGCAGGAACGGGCCGCGCTCGGCAAGGCGGCGCGGGCCACCGTCCCGCGCTCCAGCCACGCCGAGTTCGCGCCGGGACCGAAGCGGCCGGACCCGCTGGAGATCATCGAGAAGCAGTCGGCGACGCGGCTGCCCGAGCTCGTACCGGTCCGCTACGGGCGGATGTCCGAGTCACCGTTCCGCTTCTACCGGGGAGCCGCCGCCATCATGGCGTCCGATCTCGCGGAGACGCCGAGGACAGGCTTTCGGACCCAACTGTGCGGTGACGCCCACATGTTGAACTTCCGGCTGCTGGCCTCACCCGAGCGCCGCCTCATGTTCGACATCAACGACTTCGACGAGACCCTGCCGGGCCCCTGGGAGTGGGACGTCAAACGCCTGGCCGCCAGTCTCGTCATCGCCGGCCGGGCGAACGGCTTCAGCACCAAGGAGCGGGCCGCGATCGTACGGGCCACTGTGCGGTCGTACCGCGAGAACATGCGTGCCTTCGCCGGCCTCGGCAACCTGGCCGTCTGGTATGCCCAGTTCGACGAGAAGTGGGTGGAGGAGCGGTTCGGGGACGACGTGTCCCACAGGGGCCGCGACCGGTGGACGAAGGCGCTGGCCAAGGCGCGTTCGCACGACACCCTGCAGGTCTTCGACAAACTCACCGTCGTCGTCGACGGCAAGCGCCGTATCGCGCCCGACCCGCCGCTCATCACCCGCCTCGAGGACCTGCTGCCGGACAACCGTCGCGGCCCGCTCGAGCAGCAGATCACGCGGTTGATAGAGCGCTACGGCAAGACCCTGACGTCGGATCGGCGGTACCTGCTGGAGCAGTACCGGGTCGCCGACATGGCGCGCAAGGTCGTAGGGGTCGGGAGTGTCGGCACCCGCTGCTGGATCGTGCTCCTGCTGGGGCGGGACGACGAGGACCCGCTGTTCCTCCAGGCGAAGGAGGCCGACGAGTCGGTGCTGGCGCAGCACGTCGGAGCCACCACGTACCCGACCCAGGGCGAGCGGGTGGTGTCGGGGCAGCGGCTGATGCAGGCCACCAGCGACATCTTCCTGGGCTGGGAGCGGGTCGAGGGGCTCGACGGCCGGCGCCGGGACTTCTACGTACGGCAGCTGCGGGACTGGAAGTGGGTCGCCGTGGCCGAGGACATGGTGCCGCGGGGCATGCGGACCTTCGGTGCGCTGTGCGGGGTGACGCTGGCCCGCGCCCACGCCAGGTCCGGCGACCGCGTCGCCATCGCGGCGTACCTGGGCGGCGGCGACTCCTTCGACCGGGCGCTGGTGACGTTCGCCGAGGCCTACGCCGACCAGAACGAACGGGACCACCAGGCGCTCGTCGACGCCATCAGCACCGGAAAACTCCCCGCGGAGGCCGCCTGA